One Armatimonadia bacterium genomic region harbors:
- the lspA gene encoding signal peptidase II: protein MSDDTPKTGSAWVSRAHLFGPAVVTVAVDQLTKALIVSRMSVGDSIPVLGPYLSLTRRTNTGGAFGILQGNAILLAVIGVSVICALAIVGPRVAGANRPVLWSFGLVLGGALGNLLDRVLLGHVVDFIDFHVWPVFNVADIGITCGAALLFLCLLLDSRVQEAADPGDGF, encoded by the coding sequence ATGAGTGACGACACGCCGAAAACCGGGAGCGCCTGGGTCAGTCGTGCACATCTGTTCGGTCCTGCCGTGGTGACGGTGGCGGTCGATCAGCTGACAAAGGCGCTCATCGTATCCAGAATGAGCGTCGGTGACTCGATACCGGTTCTCGGCCCCTATCTGAGCCTGACGCGCCGCACCAATACAGGCGGCGCCTTCGGCATTCTCCAGGGGAACGCCATCCTGCTGGCGGTAATCGGGGTATCGGTCATCTGTGCCCTGGCGATAGTGGGGCCCAGAGTTGCCGGAGCGAACCGACCAGTGTTGTGGTCCTTCGGCTTGGTGCTCGGCGGCGCCCTGGGCAACCTGCTTGACCGGGTTTTGCTGGGCCACGTGGTCGACTTCATTGACTTCCATGTGTGGCCTGTGTTCAACGTTGCCGATATCGGCATCACCTGCGGCGCCGCGCTGCTATTCCTGTGTCTGCTCCTCGATAGCCGAGTGCAAGAGGCAGCAGACCCCGGCGACGGCTTCTAA
- the ald gene encoding alanine dehydrogenase encodes MHVAVPKEIKDGENRVAMAPAGVHLLTSGGHVVLVERDAGEGSGIGDEDYREAGARIVSVEEAWAEADLVVKVKEPLPVEYPRLRPGLTLFTYLHLASSLELTRALQESGITAVGYETVQTADGQLPLLTPMSEIAGRLGTQMGAHCLTAHQGGRGVLLGGTPGVPPADVVVVGCGTVGLNAARMALGMGAQVTIIDLNHARLKHLDDLVSGRAVTWYSTPYNIARAVRYADLVIGAVLIPGARAPQVVTEEMVASMVKGSVLVDIAIDQGGCIETIRPTTHSQPTYTMHGVLHYAVPNIPAAVPRTATFALTNATLPYVAAIANLGLDGACEADPSLRWGINVRGGEIVHPAVREACADAGG; translated from the coding sequence ATGCACGTCGCAGTTCCCAAAGAGATCAAGGACGGGGAGAACCGAGTTGCCATGGCTCCTGCCGGTGTTCACCTCCTGACCAGCGGCGGCCACGTTGTCCTGGTTGAGCGTGACGCGGGCGAAGGCAGCGGCATCGGTGACGAAGACTACAGGGAGGCGGGGGCACGGATCGTCTCGGTCGAGGAAGCCTGGGCCGAGGCCGATCTGGTGGTCAAGGTGAAGGAGCCGCTGCCGGTGGAGTACCCACGACTCCGGCCCGGGCTGACGCTATTCACCTACCTGCACCTGGCCTCGAGCCTTGAGCTGACGCGGGCGCTGCAGGAGTCCGGGATCACGGCTGTGGGCTATGAGACGGTCCAGACGGCCGACGGGCAATTGCCGCTCCTCACACCCATGAGTGAGATTGCCGGGAGACTGGGCACGCAGATGGGGGCTCACTGCCTGACGGCTCACCAGGGTGGTCGTGGGGTCCTTCTTGGCGGCACTCCAGGCGTACCTCCGGCCGACGTGGTGGTTGTCGGCTGTGGAACCGTGGGTCTCAATGCCGCCAGGATGGCCCTCGGCATGGGCGCTCAGGTCACCATCATCGACCTCAACCACGCGCGGCTCAAGCACCTGGATGACCTCGTCAGCGGCAGAGCGGTCACATGGTACTCCACGCCCTACAACATCGCGCGGGCCGTGCGCTATGCCGATCTGGTGATCGGCGCCGTCCTCATCCCCGGAGCCCGTGCGCCGCAGGTGGTCACCGAGGAAATGGTGGCAAGCATGGTCAAAGGCTCCGTCCTGGTGGACATAGCGATCGACCAGGGCGGCTGTATCGAGACCATCCGGCCTACGACCCACTCACAGCCGACCTACACCATGCATGGCGTACTGCACTATGCGGTGCCGAATATCCCGGCTGCTGTGCCACGTACTGCGACCTTCGCGCTGACCAATGCGACCTTACCCTATGTGGCAGCCATCGCCAATCTGGGGCTGGACGGTGCTTGCGAGGCCGACCCATCACTCAGGTGGGGGATCAATGTCAGAGGGGGGGAGATAGTGCACCCGGCCGTTCGTGAGGCTTGTGCGGACGCTGGGGGCTAA
- a CDS encoding TraR/DksA C4-type zinc finger protein produces MPRTRNLDMTKFKERLEEERTKLRAELQRIDDRTAGRDRLNSDVASEDFDEPGGDAAQETLERSQSMAIGESLRGMLDNVENALKKIDAGSYGVCDSCGKEIPKARLEIMPAATMCTACRARLSS; encoded by the coding sequence GTGCCCCGAACGCGGAACCTGGACATGACAAAGTTCAAGGAACGTCTGGAGGAAGAGCGCACCAAACTGCGGGCCGAACTGCAGCGCATCGACGACCGCACGGCGGGCCGTGACCGGCTGAACTCGGACGTGGCCAGCGAGGACTTCGACGAGCCCGGGGGAGATGCCGCGCAGGAGACACTCGAGCGCTCCCAGTCGATGGCTATCGGCGAAAGCCTGCGCGGCATGCTGGACAATGTGGAGAATGCGCTCAAGAAGATCGACGCGGGCTCCTACGGGGTCTGTGATTCCTGCGGCAAGGAGATCCCCAAGGCGCGACTCGAGATCATGCCTGCGGCCACGATGTGCACGGCCTGTCGCGCGCGCCTGTCGAGCTGA
- a CDS encoding RluA family pseudouridine synthase, with protein sequence MLSPQEPERRWAGVVPREGHGRRLDQLLAALVPDLTRAQAQRLIREGLCLVEGRPGQSSDRPPAGTMISVTLRAPHTDVAAEATPLDILFEDDVIIALNKPAGMAVHPARGTPTGTLLNALMGHLGPEARPSLVHRLDRDTSGALLAAKTPQAHHGLRRQMEARQLRRTYWALVWGVVTPAEGVIQATLARARGDKTRMTVCPRGKEAVTHYRRLQILLVEGESVSLVEARLETGRTHQIRVHFEWIGHPLVGERVYRGARATRTATDGAFPGQALHSRRLEFLHPVSGHAMGVEAPLPEAFARFVTIGDAEGC encoded by the coding sequence ATGCTCTCACCCCAGGAACCTGAGCGAAGGTGGGCCGGGGTTGTTCCTCGAGAGGGCCACGGGAGACGGCTGGATCAGTTGCTGGCCGCACTGGTGCCGGACCTCACACGCGCGCAGGCCCAGCGGCTGATTCGTGAAGGCCTGTGCCTGGTGGAGGGCCGCCCCGGGCAGTCCTCCGACCGTCCGCCGGCCGGGACGATGATCTCCGTCACTCTCCGCGCCCCACACACCGACGTGGCGGCTGAGGCCACGCCTCTGGACATCCTCTTCGAGGACGACGTGATCATCGCCCTCAACAAGCCGGCAGGCATGGCCGTCCATCCGGCTCGAGGAACGCCTACCGGGACACTGCTGAACGCCCTCATGGGGCACCTGGGGCCCGAGGCACGCCCATCTCTCGTACACCGCCTGGACCGCGACACCTCCGGGGCCCTGCTTGCTGCCAAGACGCCCCAGGCACACCACGGACTCCGCCGGCAGATGGAAGCGAGACAGCTACGGCGGACCTACTGGGCGCTGGTGTGGGGAGTCGTGACGCCTGCCGAGGGTGTCATCCAGGCGACGCTGGCCCGGGCCCGTGGTGACAAGACGCGTATGACCGTCTGCCCGCGGGGGAAGGAGGCCGTCACGCACTACCGAAGACTGCAGATTCTGCTGGTCGAAGGCGAGTCGGTCAGCCTCGTGGAGGCCCGTCTGGAGACTGGCAGGACCCACCAGATCCGCGTGCACTTCGAGTGGATCGGTCACCCGCTGGTTGGCGAGCGCGTCTACCGGGGAGCACGGGCGACCCGGACGGCAACCGACGGGGCCTTCCCCGGGCAGGCGCTACACTCACGGAGGCTGGAGTTCCTCCATCCCGTCTCCGGCCACGCCATGGGGGTCGAGGCGCCGCTGCCTGAGGCCTTCGCCCGGTTCGTGACCATCGGCGACGCAGAAGGCTGTTAG
- the lgt gene encoding prolipoprotein diacylglyceryl transferase — protein sequence MRSVLVSLGPWGWPAVFGLAAVLVIVVFLWRKLERLLDEEPAPIDGRWYVFTSAAVALVSYLLLLAINRLAPVEIKSYGVMLLCGFVAGIIYAYKVGPQRGLTLPMIIDMTLLDLVLAIVGARVIFVLTMYQDYAAAPSTVLDVWRGGLSFHGGLLGAVVATVIFCRWRKVRFAVLADICTPAVTLGYALTRIGCFLNGCCHGGPTNLPWGVVFPENAARFPMPVHPTQIYSAIGSVILFFILTRLWPRMHRPGQLFPVYLVLYSFMRFFMEATRRGATAEPSSWLPVLTVGQVACIAIALAGLVWFAILQRMPSENPLTASALLGTPKPSELPHTSRATSVSSKSAAGKRK from the coding sequence ATGCGTTCAGTTCTCGTGTCTCTCGGGCCCTGGGGATGGCCGGCCGTCTTCGGCCTTGCCGCGGTGCTCGTCATCGTTGTATTCCTCTGGCGCAAGCTCGAGCGTCTTCTCGATGAGGAACCAGCGCCCATCGATGGGCGCTGGTACGTCTTCACTTCCGCAGCAGTGGCCCTTGTCTCCTATCTGCTACTCCTGGCTATCAACCGGCTCGCACCCGTGGAGATCAAGTCGTACGGCGTGATGCTGCTGTGTGGCTTCGTGGCCGGCATCATCTACGCGTATAAGGTCGGCCCCCAACGCGGTCTGACCCTCCCAATGATCATCGACATGACGCTCCTGGACTTGGTCCTGGCGATCGTGGGAGCACGCGTCATTTTCGTCCTCACGATGTACCAAGACTACGCCGCTGCGCCCAGCACGGTTCTTGATGTGTGGCGTGGTGGGCTGTCCTTTCACGGGGGACTCCTAGGCGCCGTCGTGGCCACTGTGATCTTCTGTCGCTGGCGCAAGGTCAGGTTCGCGGTGCTCGCAGACATCTGCACGCCCGCAGTCACACTTGGCTATGCGCTCACTCGCATCGGCTGCTTCCTGAACGGCTGCTGCCATGGCGGGCCGACCAACCTGCCCTGGGGCGTCGTCTTCCCAGAGAACGCAGCGCGTTTCCCGATGCCTGTGCATCCGACCCAGATCTACTCCGCGATCGGCAGCGTCATACTCTTCTTCATCCTCACGAGACTGTGGCCGCGTATGCACCGCCCGGGGCAGCTGTTCCCCGTGTACCTGGTGCTGTATTCGTTCATGCGTTTCTTCATGGAGGCGACTCGCCGGGGTGCTACGGCCGAGCCCTCCTCCTGGCTACCCGTCCTGACCGTGGGGCAGGTCGCCTGCATCGCCATCGCCCTGGCAGGCCTGGTGTGGTTCGCAATCCTCCAGCGGATGCCTTCCGAGAACCCGCTGACGGCCTCCGCCCTACTCGGCACCCCGAAGCCTTCGGAGCTTCCCCACACTTCCCGCGCAACCTCCGTGAGCAGCAAGTCTGCGGCGGGAAAGCGCAAGTGA